A stretch of the Macaca mulatta isolate MMU2019108-1 chromosome 16, T2T-MMU8v2.0, whole genome shotgun sequence genome encodes the following:
- the JUP gene encoding junction plakoglobin isoform X5, protein MRPAGASTRSRRPPPTPRGCPPAKVRTPWNYSMGPEGRGGAVCSLPCSPVSAQPTARTQSLSPWPPGDLEYQMSTTARAKRVREAMCPGVSGEDSSLLLATQVEGQATNLQRLAEPSQLLKSAIVHLINYQDDAELATRALPELTKLLNDEDPVVVTKAAMIVNQLSKKEASRRALMGSPQLVAAVVRTMQNTSDLDTARCTTSILHNLSHHREGLLAIFKSGGIPALVRMLSSPVESVLFYAITTLHNLLLYQEGAKMAVRLADGLQKMVPLLNKNNPKFLAITTDCLQLLAYGNQESKLIILANSGPQALVQIMRNYSYEKLLWTTSRVLKVLSVCPSNKPAIVEAGGMQALGKHLTSNSPRLVQNCLWTLRNLSDVATKQEGLESVLKILVNQLSVDDVNVLTCATGTLSNLTCNNSKNKTLVTQNSGVEALIHAILRAGDKDDITEPAVCALRHLTSRHPEAEMAQNSVRLNYGIPAIVKLLNQPNQWPLVKATIGLIRNLALCPANHAPLQEAAVIPRLVQLLVKAHQDAQRHVAAGTQQPYTDGVRMEEIVEGCTGALHILARDPMNRMEIFRLNTIPLFVQLLYSSVENIQRVAAGVLCELAQDKEAADAIDAEGASAPLMELLHSRNEGTATYAAAVLFRISEDKNPDYRKRVSVELTNSLFKHDPAAWEAAQSMIPINEPYGDDMDATYRPMYSSDVPLDPLEMHMDMDGDYPIDTYSDGLRPPYPTADHMLA, encoded by the exons ATGAGGCCTGCGGGCGCCAGTACACGCTCAAGAAGACCACCACCTACACCCAGGGGGTGCCCCCCAGCCAAGGTCAGGACCCCTTGGAACTATTCCATGGG CCCAGAGGGCCGAGGTGGGGCTGTGTGCAGCCTGCCCTGCTCCCCAGTGTCTGCCCAGCCCACTGCCCGCACTCAGTCCCTGTCCCCATGGCCCCCAGGTGACCTGGAGTACCAGATGTCCACAACAGCCAGAGCCAAACGGGTGCGGGAGGCCATGTGCCCTGGCGTGTCAGGCGAGGACAGCTCGCTGCTGCTGGCCACGcaggtggaggggcaggccaccaaCCTGCAGCGACTGGCCGAGCCATCCCAGCTGCTCAAGTCGGCCATTGTGCATCTCATCAACTACCAGGACGACGCCGAGCTGGCCACTCGAGCCCTGCCCGAGCTCACCAAGCTGCTCAACGACGAGGACCCG GTGGTGGTGACTAAGGCGGCCATGATTGTGAACCAGCTATCAAAGAAGGAGGCGTCGCGGCGGGCCCTGATGGGCTCACCCCAGCTGGTGGCCGCTGTCGTGCGCACCATGCAGAATACCAGTGACCTGGACACGGCCCGCTGTACCACCAGCATCCTGCACAACCTCTCCCACCACCGGGAGGGGCTGCTCGCCATCTTCAAGTCGGGCGGCATCCCTGCTCTGGTCCGCATGCTCAG CTCCCCTGTGGAGTCGGTCCTGTTCTACGCCATCACCACGCTGCATAACCTGCTCCTGTACCAGGAGGGCGCCAAGATGGCCGTGCGCCTGGCTGACGGGCTGCAAAAGATGGTGCCCCTGCTCAACAAGAACAATCCCAAGTTCCTGGCCATCACCACCGACTGCCTGCAGCTCCTGGCCTACGGCAACCAGGAGAGCAAG CTGATTATCCTGGCCAATAGTGGGCCCCAGGCCCTCGTGCAGATCATGCGTAACTACAGTTATGAGAAGCTGCTCTGGACCACCAGTCGTGTGCTCAAGGTGCTGTCCGTGTGTCCCAGCAATAAGCCTGCCATTGTGGAGGCTG GTGGGATGCAGGCCTTGGGCAAGCACCTGACCAGCAACAGCCCCCGCCTGGTGCAGAACTGCCTGTGGACCCTGCGCAACCTCTCGGACGTGGCCACAAAGCAG gAGGGCCTGGAGAGTGTGCTGAAGATTCTGGTGAACCAGCTAAGCGTGGATGATGTCAACGTCCTCACCTGTGCCACCGGTACACTCTCCAACCTGACTTGCAACAACAGCAAGAACAAGACGCTGGTGACACAGAACAGCGGTGTGGAGGCTCTCATCCACGCCATCCTGCGTGCTGGTGACAAGGACGACATCACAGAGCCTGCCGTCTGCGCCCTGCGCCACCTCACTAGCCGCCACCCTGAGGCCGAGATGGCCCAGAACTCTGTGCGTCTCAACTATGGCATCCCGGCCATTGTGAAGCTGCTCAACCAGCCCAACCAGTGGCCACTGGTCAAG gcaACCATTGGCTTGATCAGGAATCTGGCCCTGTGCCCAGCCAACCATGCCCCACTGCAGGAGGCAGCGGTCATCCCCCGCCTCGTCCAACTGCTGGTCAAGGCCCACCAGGATGCCCAGCGCCACGTAGCTGCAGGCACACAGCAGCCCTACACG GATGGTGTGAGGATGGAGGAGATTGTGGAGGGCTGCACCGGAGCCCTGCACATCCTCGCCCGGGACCCCATGAACCGCATGGAGATCTTCCGGCTCAACACCATCCCTCTGTTTGTGCAG ctcctgTACTCATCGGTGGAGAACATCCAGCGTGTGGCCGCCGGGGTGCTGTGTGAGCTGGCCCAGGACAAGGAGGCGGCTGACGCCATTGATGCAGAGGGGGCCTCGGCCCCACTCATGGAGTTGCTGCACTCCCGCAACGAGGGCACTG CCACCTACGCTGCTGCTGTCCTGTTCCGCATCTCTGAGGACAAGAACCCAGACTACCGGAAGCGTGTGTCCGTGGAGCTCACCAACTCCCTCTTTAAGCATGACCCGGCTGCCTGGGAGGCT GCCCAGAGCATGATTCCCATCAATGAGCCCTATGGAGATG ACATGGATGCCACCTACCGCCCCATGTACTCCAGCGATGTGCCCCTTGACCCGCTGGAGATGCACATGGACATGGACGGAGACTACCCCATCGACACCTACAGCGACGGCCTCAGGCCCCCGTACCCCACCGCAGACCACATGCTGGCCTAG
- the JUP gene encoding junction plakoglobin isoform X4, whose amino-acid sequence MRPAGASTRSRRPPPTPRGCPPAKVRTPWNYSMGLPCSPVSAQPTARTQSLSPWPPGDLEYQMSTTARAKRVREAMCPGVSGEDSSLLLATQVEGQATNLQRLAEPSQLLKSAIVHLINYQDDAELATRALPELTKLLNDEDPVVVTKAAMIVNQLSKKEASRRALMGSPQLVAAVVRTMQNTSDLDTARCTTSILHNLSHHREGLLAIFKSGGIPALVRMLSSPVESVLFYAITTLHNLLLYQEGAKMAVRLADGLQKMVPLLNKNNPKFLAITTDCLQLLAYGNQESKLIILANSGPQALVQIMRNYSYEKLLWTTSRVLKVLSVCPSNKPAIVEAGGMQALGKHLTSNSPRLVQNCLWTLRNLSDVATKQEGLESVLKILVNQLSVDDVNVLTCATGTLSNLTCNNSKNKTLVTQNSGVEALIHAILRAGDKDDITEPAVCALRHLTSRHPEAEMAQNSVRLNYGIPAIVKLLNQPNQWPLVKATIGLIRNLALCPANHAPLQEAAVIPRLVQLLVKAHQDAQRHVAAGTQQPYTDGVRMEEIVEGCTGALHILARDPMNRMEIFRLNTIPLFVQLLYSSVENIQRVAAGVLCELAQDKEAADAIDAEGASAPLMELLHSRNEGTATYAAAVLFRISEDKNPDYRKRVSVELTNSLFKHDPAAWEAAQSMIPINEPYGDDMDATYRPMYSSDVPLDPLEMHMDMDGDYPIDTYSDGLRPPYPTADHMLA is encoded by the exons ATGAGGCCTGCGGGCGCCAGTACACGCTCAAGAAGACCACCACCTACACCCAGGGGGTGCCCCCCAGCCAAGGTCAGGACCCCTTGGAACTATTCCATGGG CCTGCCCTGCTCCCCAGTGTCTGCCCAGCCCACTGCCCGCACTCAGTCCCTGTCCCCATGGCCCCCAGGTGACCTGGAGTACCAGATGTCCACAACAGCCAGAGCCAAACGGGTGCGGGAGGCCATGTGCCCTGGCGTGTCAGGCGAGGACAGCTCGCTGCTGCTGGCCACGcaggtggaggggcaggccaccaaCCTGCAGCGACTGGCCGAGCCATCCCAGCTGCTCAAGTCGGCCATTGTGCATCTCATCAACTACCAGGACGACGCCGAGCTGGCCACTCGAGCCCTGCCCGAGCTCACCAAGCTGCTCAACGACGAGGACCCG GTGGTGGTGACTAAGGCGGCCATGATTGTGAACCAGCTATCAAAGAAGGAGGCGTCGCGGCGGGCCCTGATGGGCTCACCCCAGCTGGTGGCCGCTGTCGTGCGCACCATGCAGAATACCAGTGACCTGGACACGGCCCGCTGTACCACCAGCATCCTGCACAACCTCTCCCACCACCGGGAGGGGCTGCTCGCCATCTTCAAGTCGGGCGGCATCCCTGCTCTGGTCCGCATGCTCAG CTCCCCTGTGGAGTCGGTCCTGTTCTACGCCATCACCACGCTGCATAACCTGCTCCTGTACCAGGAGGGCGCCAAGATGGCCGTGCGCCTGGCTGACGGGCTGCAAAAGATGGTGCCCCTGCTCAACAAGAACAATCCCAAGTTCCTGGCCATCACCACCGACTGCCTGCAGCTCCTGGCCTACGGCAACCAGGAGAGCAAG CTGATTATCCTGGCCAATAGTGGGCCCCAGGCCCTCGTGCAGATCATGCGTAACTACAGTTATGAGAAGCTGCTCTGGACCACCAGTCGTGTGCTCAAGGTGCTGTCCGTGTGTCCCAGCAATAAGCCTGCCATTGTGGAGGCTG GTGGGATGCAGGCCTTGGGCAAGCACCTGACCAGCAACAGCCCCCGCCTGGTGCAGAACTGCCTGTGGACCCTGCGCAACCTCTCGGACGTGGCCACAAAGCAG gAGGGCCTGGAGAGTGTGCTGAAGATTCTGGTGAACCAGCTAAGCGTGGATGATGTCAACGTCCTCACCTGTGCCACCGGTACACTCTCCAACCTGACTTGCAACAACAGCAAGAACAAGACGCTGGTGACACAGAACAGCGGTGTGGAGGCTCTCATCCACGCCATCCTGCGTGCTGGTGACAAGGACGACATCACAGAGCCTGCCGTCTGCGCCCTGCGCCACCTCACTAGCCGCCACCCTGAGGCCGAGATGGCCCAGAACTCTGTGCGTCTCAACTATGGCATCCCGGCCATTGTGAAGCTGCTCAACCAGCCCAACCAGTGGCCACTGGTCAAG gcaACCATTGGCTTGATCAGGAATCTGGCCCTGTGCCCAGCCAACCATGCCCCACTGCAGGAGGCAGCGGTCATCCCCCGCCTCGTCCAACTGCTGGTCAAGGCCCACCAGGATGCCCAGCGCCACGTAGCTGCAGGCACACAGCAGCCCTACACG GATGGTGTGAGGATGGAGGAGATTGTGGAGGGCTGCACCGGAGCCCTGCACATCCTCGCCCGGGACCCCATGAACCGCATGGAGATCTTCCGGCTCAACACCATCCCTCTGTTTGTGCAG ctcctgTACTCATCGGTGGAGAACATCCAGCGTGTGGCCGCCGGGGTGCTGTGTGAGCTGGCCCAGGACAAGGAGGCGGCTGACGCCATTGATGCAGAGGGGGCCTCGGCCCCACTCATGGAGTTGCTGCACTCCCGCAACGAGGGCACTG CCACCTACGCTGCTGCTGTCCTGTTCCGCATCTCTGAGGACAAGAACCCAGACTACCGGAAGCGTGTGTCCGTGGAGCTCACCAACTCCCTCTTTAAGCATGACCCGGCTGCCTGGGAGGCT GCCCAGAGCATGATTCCCATCAATGAGCCCTATGGAGATG ACATGGATGCCACCTACCGCCCCATGTACTCCAGCGATGTGCCCCTTGACCCGCTGGAGATGCACATGGACATGGACGGAGACTACCCCATCGACACCTACAGCGACGGCCTCAGGCCCCCGTACCCCACCGCAGACCACATGCTGGCCTAG